The Ranitomeya imitator isolate aRanImi1 chromosome 6, aRanImi1.pri, whole genome shotgun sequence genome window below encodes:
- the LOC138643188 gene encoding lymphocyte antigen 6E-like, with translation MAAHTNLLLVIALCAATAYSLKCYVCTTASSNSNCLTEANCTNGETYCQTIVASVGIGAISATSISKSCALTCTASSSGISVASGSTSCCTTDLCNISGGASIKANSAAIILALGSLLTILSSSVL, from the exons ATGGCAGCGCACACAAACCTCCTCCTGGTGATCGCCCTCTGCGCAGCCACAG CTTACTCTCTGAAATGCTATGTCTGTACCACAGCAAGTTCCAACTCCAATTGTCTGACTGAGGCAAACTGCACTAATGGAGAAACGTATTGTCAGACGATAGTGGCGTCAGTCGGAATCG GTGCGATCTCGGCCACTTCCATCTCTAAGTCATGCGCATTGACCTGCACTGCGAGCAGCAGCGGTATTTCCGTGGCTTCTGGTTCCACCTCCTGCTGCACAACCGACCTGTGTAACATCAGCGGCGGCGCCAGCATCAAGGCCAACTCTGCCGCCATCATCCTGGCGCTGGGATCCCTCCTGACAATCCTGAGTAGCTCAGTCCTCTAA